A single region of the Streptomyces sp. ITFR-16 genome encodes:
- a CDS encoding PLP-dependent aminotransferase family protein, with translation MTSSGTNSTDPADPSSPADPRDPAGPRGGGDGGRTALESVSAAWELLLPAAAAPVRGRGRALQSALREAVRSGRLVPGTRLPSSRELAADLGVSRGLVTEAYEQLTAESYLRSGRGAGTWVSGSARAAAGNARDLAPRARDTVVDFRPGTPDLSLFPRSAWAAAHRSVLGRLPHSALGYPDPRGLPELRTALAALLTRRRGVVAAPERLLVVSGVAQATTLLGFVLHGRGTRTVGVEDPGSPEHAALFASAGLGTARLPLDDEGLAVAPLVRSGVRALVTTPAHQFPTGIAYSAARRSRLLDWARQTDGVIMEDDYDGDFRYDRAPVGALQGLDPEHVAYTGSVSKSLAPGLRLGWLIAPASMTDELVARKRTMDLGNPAVDQAVLAEFITGGGYDRQLRRCQRAYRERRDVLASALSEHFPGTEVSGIAAGLHIIARLPARYGPEAAFTARAAASGIALRLLSDCGTARPRDRCVRLVLGYAHLAPAEIVRGVRRLAEAGRGSA, from the coding sequence ATGACGTCTTCGGGGACCAATTCGACCGATCCGGCTGATCCGAGCAGTCCGGCCGATCCGCGCGATCCGGCCGGTCCGCGAGGTGGCGGTGACGGTGGCCGTACGGCCCTGGAGTCGGTCTCCGCGGCCTGGGAGTTGCTGCTCCCGGCGGCAGCGGCCCCGGTGCGCGGCCGGGGCCGCGCCCTGCAGTCGGCGCTGCGCGAGGCGGTCCGCTCGGGCCGTCTGGTGCCGGGCACCCGGCTGCCGTCCAGCCGCGAACTGGCCGCCGACCTCGGTGTGTCCCGGGGCCTGGTGACCGAGGCCTATGAGCAGCTGACCGCCGAGAGCTATCTGCGCAGCGGGCGTGGCGCGGGGACCTGGGTGAGCGGGTCGGCGCGCGCGGCGGCGGGCAATGCCCGCGATCTCGCGCCGCGCGCCCGCGACACCGTGGTCGACTTCCGGCCCGGCACACCGGATCTCTCGCTCTTTCCCCGCAGCGCCTGGGCCGCCGCTCACCGTTCGGTGCTCGGACGGCTGCCGCACAGCGCGCTCGGCTACCCCGACCCCCGGGGCCTTCCGGAACTGCGGACGGCCCTCGCCGCCCTGCTGACCAGGCGTCGCGGGGTGGTCGCCGCCCCGGAGCGCCTGCTGGTCGTCTCCGGGGTGGCTCAGGCGACGACGCTGCTCGGATTCGTGCTGCACGGCCGTGGGACGCGCACGGTCGGCGTCGAGGATCCCGGTAGTCCCGAGCACGCCGCGCTCTTCGCTTCGGCGGGGCTCGGCACGGCCCGGCTGCCGCTCGACGACGAGGGGCTGGCCGTCGCACCGCTGGTGCGCTCGGGCGTCCGCGCCCTCGTGACGACGCCGGCCCACCAGTTCCCCACCGGAATCGCGTACTCCGCAGCCCGGCGCAGCCGCCTTCTGGACTGGGCCCGGCAGACGGACGGGGTGATCATGGAGGACGACTACGACGGCGACTTCCGCTACGACCGTGCTCCCGTCGGCGCGCTCCAGGGTCTCGACCCGGAACACGTCGCGTACACCGGCTCGGTGAGCAAGTCCCTGGCCCCGGGGCTGCGACTGGGCTGGCTGATCGCGCCTGCGTCGATGACGGACGAACTCGTCGCCCGGAAGCGGACGATGGACCTCGGCAACCCGGCCGTCGACCAGGCGGTGCTCGCCGAATTCATCACGGGCGGCGGCTACGACCGCCAACTGCGGCGCTGCCAGCGCGCCTACCGCGAACGCCGCGACGTGCTGGCCTCGGCCCTGTCCGAGCACTTCCCCGGCACCGAGGTGAGCGGCATCGCGGCGGGCCTGCACATCATCGCGCGACTGCCCGCGCGGTACGGGCCCGAGGCCGCGTTCACCGCCCGCGCGGCCGCGTCCGGGATCGCACTGCGCCTGCTCAGCGACTGCGGAACCGCCCGCCCGCGCGACCGTTGCGTCCGCCTCGTACTCGGCTACGCGCACCTCGCGCCGGCGGAGATCGTCCGAGGAGTGCGCCGACTGGCCGAGGCGGGGCGGGGCAGCGCCTGA
- a CDS encoding alpha/beta fold hydrolase, which translates to MATTVAFGVESPQGPRTVSVAYERTGSGEPLLLLHGIGHHRQAWDPVVRILAVERDVIAVDLPGFGASPALPDGVPYDLATVAPLLGAFCESIGVDRPHVAGNSLGGLLALEMGREKLARSVTALSPAGFWSERERIYAFGTLRAMRLAAESMPLPLIEKLSRTAAGRTVLTSTIYARPARRTPQEAVSETLALREATGFHQTLAVGRDVRFTDDVPGLPVTIAWGGRDRLLLRRQGIRAKHTLPGARLVRLPGCGHVPMNDDPALVSRVILDTSR; encoded by the coding sequence ATGGCCACCACGGTCGCGTTCGGCGTCGAGTCACCCCAAGGGCCGCGGACCGTGTCCGTGGCGTACGAACGGACCGGTTCCGGTGAGCCGTTGCTGCTGCTCCACGGCATCGGCCACCACCGTCAGGCCTGGGACCCGGTGGTGCGGATCCTGGCCGTGGAGCGGGATGTGATCGCCGTGGACCTGCCCGGTTTCGGTGCTTCTCCCGCGCTGCCCGATGGTGTTCCGTACGACCTCGCGACCGTGGCACCGCTGCTCGGCGCCTTCTGCGAGTCGATCGGGGTGGACCGGCCGCATGTGGCGGGGAATTCCCTCGGCGGGCTGCTGGCACTGGAAATGGGACGCGAGAAGCTGGCGCGTTCGGTGACCGCGCTCTCGCCCGCCGGCTTCTGGAGCGAGCGCGAGCGGATCTACGCCTTCGGGACGCTGCGCGCGATGCGGCTGGCCGCGGAGTCGATGCCGCTGCCCCTCATCGAGAAGCTGTCGCGCACCGCCGCCGGCCGCACGGTCCTCACCAGCACCATCTATGCCCGGCCCGCCCGCCGCACCCCGCAGGAAGCGGTCTCCGAGACCCTCGCCCTGCGTGAGGCGACCGGCTTCCACCAGACACTGGCCGTGGGACGTGACGTCCGGTTCACCGACGACGTCCCGGGCCTACCGGTGACCATCGCCTGGGGCGGCCGCGACCGGCTGCTCCTGCGACGCCAGGGCATCCGCGCCAAGCACACCCTCCCCGGAGCGCGGCTGGTCCGGCTGCCCGGCTGCGGGCATGTCCCGATGAACGACGATCCGGCTCTCGTCTCCCGGGTGATCCTCGACACCAGCCGCTGA
- a CDS encoding RNA polymerase sigma-70 factor produces the protein MTTDTETDVFEEHRPFLTGVAYRMLGRIADAEDVVQEAWLRWSAGTREDVREPRAFLVRIVTRLAVDRLRQLRTRREAYVGPWLPEPLVTDFGPTVADTAERAVLADSVSVAVLVVLESLSPLERAVFVLREAFGFPYGEIAATLDRSEAAVRQLAGRARRHVEERKPRYDVDPVQRRDLTERFLAAAAGGDIEDLLVLLAPDVRLVGDSGGKSKAPLRILESADKVGRFLHAVAHDQLSDMEVRHLELNGGPAVLILSGGKPDSVFQLDIRDGVIQCVYIVRNPDKLITLADA, from the coding sequence GTGACGACCGACACCGAGACCGACGTCTTCGAAGAGCACCGGCCCTTCCTCACAGGGGTCGCCTATCGCATGCTCGGGCGGATCGCCGACGCCGAGGACGTGGTCCAGGAGGCCTGGCTCCGCTGGTCGGCCGGTACGCGGGAGGACGTGCGCGAACCGCGCGCCTTCCTGGTCAGGATCGTCACCCGGCTCGCCGTCGACCGGCTGCGTCAGCTGCGGACGCGGCGCGAGGCCTATGTGGGGCCGTGGCTCCCGGAGCCCCTGGTCACGGACTTCGGGCCCACCGTCGCCGACACCGCCGAGCGGGCGGTACTCGCCGACTCCGTCTCCGTCGCCGTACTGGTCGTCCTCGAATCTCTGTCTCCGCTGGAGCGCGCCGTCTTCGTCCTGCGCGAGGCCTTCGGGTTTCCGTACGGTGAGATCGCCGCGACGCTCGACAGGTCGGAGGCCGCCGTGCGCCAGCTCGCGGGCCGGGCCCGCCGGCATGTGGAGGAGCGCAAGCCGCGCTACGACGTCGATCCCGTCCAGCGCCGCGATCTCACCGAGCGCTTCCTCGCCGCGGCTGCGGGCGGGGACATCGAGGACCTGCTCGTACTGCTCGCGCCCGATGTACGGCTCGTCGGGGACAGCGGCGGGAAGTCCAAGGCGCCCCTGCGGATCCTGGAGAGCGCCGACAAGGTCGGCCGCTTCCTCCATGCCGTCGCCCACGACCAGCTGTCGGACATGGAGGTCCGCCATCTGGAACTCAACGGCGGCCCCGCAGTGCTGATCCTCTCGGGCGGGAAGCCCGACTCCGTCTTCCAGCTGGACATCCGCGACGGAGTCATCCAATGCGTGTACATCGTTCGCAATCCCGACAAGCTCATCACCCTGGCTGACGCGTAG
- a CDS encoding GntR family transcriptional regulator, translating into MGTTQLESVQEPKYWHLKTVLSEALDSDFAVGEILPNERELAARFGVARATLRQALEQLELEGRLQRRRGVGTTVAPPRVGVAVSTAQHDWNGGGAGEAWQSVDCRTAAAPAAVAGMLDVASDEPVHIVRRIRLTHGQAVAAELLYVPSASVPDLTAIDTPSGPTRARSVVRELHRLGLDGQDRSVELGSARADDAKELDRLPGAPVLVVTTRYLAAGGTAAVSVATYRADTCRLTFGDSGELEISEHDQERQAS; encoded by the coding sequence GTGGGGACCACGCAGCTGGAATCGGTACAGGAGCCGAAGTACTGGCACCTCAAGACCGTGCTCAGTGAGGCACTCGACTCGGACTTTGCGGTGGGGGAGATCCTTCCCAACGAGCGCGAGCTCGCCGCCCGGTTCGGCGTCGCCCGGGCCACGCTCCGGCAGGCCCTGGAGCAGCTCGAACTCGAAGGCAGACTGCAGCGCCGCCGGGGTGTGGGGACCACGGTCGCCCCGCCGCGCGTGGGCGTCGCCGTCTCCACCGCCCAGCACGACTGGAACGGCGGCGGTGCGGGCGAGGCCTGGCAGTCGGTGGACTGCCGGACCGCTGCCGCACCCGCGGCGGTCGCGGGCATGCTCGACGTGGCGAGCGACGAGCCCGTTCACATCGTGCGCCGCATCCGCCTCACCCACGGGCAGGCCGTCGCGGCGGAACTGCTGTACGTGCCGTCGGCCTCGGTCCCGGATCTGACCGCGATAGACACCCCGTCCGGTCCCACCCGCGCCCGCAGCGTCGTGCGCGAACTGCACCGGCTCGGCCTCGACGGCCAGGACCGCTCGGTTGAGCTGGGCTCGGCGCGGGCGGACGACGCCAAGGAGCTCGACCGGCTCCCCGGCGCCCCCGTCCTCGTCGTCACCACGCGCTACCTCGCCGCAGGCGGAACAGCCGCGGTCTCCGTCGCCACCTACCGGGCGGACACGTGCCGGCTCACCTTCGGCGACTCGGGCGAGCTCGAGATCAGCGAGCACGACCAGGAGCGTCAGGCCTCCTGA